A genomic segment from Actinomyces lilanjuaniae encodes:
- a CDS encoding 50S ribosomal protein L25/general stress protein Ctc — MADNTVTLKAQLRTALGKGPARQARRAGQVPAVVYGHGAQPRHLLLEEHATRMALRSNENALVELEIEGEEPLLVLTKEVQRHPVRPGVQHVDFLLVNRNEQVEVEVPVTVVGDAAPGTMHMIEADHVVISASAVAIPEVIEVDVTGVQAGTVITVADLSLPEGVEAVADAGLGVVNVREDSRGSAPASAEAAQ, encoded by the coding sequence ATGGCAGACAACACCGTCACTCTCAAGGCACAGCTGCGCACCGCGCTGGGCAAGGGGCCTGCCCGGCAGGCCCGTCGTGCCGGTCAGGTTCCCGCAGTCGTCTACGGTCACGGCGCCCAGCCCCGGCACCTGCTGCTGGAGGAGCACGCCACCCGCATGGCCCTGCGCTCCAACGAGAACGCCCTGGTGGAGCTGGAGATCGAGGGGGAGGAGCCCCTTCTGGTCCTCACCAAGGAGGTCCAGCGCCACCCCGTGCGTCCGGGTGTCCAGCACGTCGACTTCCTCCTGGTCAACCGCAACGAGCAGGTGGAGGTCGAGGTCCCAGTGACCGTGGTCGGGGACGCCGCGCCTGGCACCATGCACATGATTGAGGCGGACCACGTCGTGATCTCCGCCTCTGCGGTGGCCATCCCCGAGGTGATCGAGGTGGATGTGACCGGTGTTCAGGCCGGGACAGTCATCACGGTGGCCGACCTGTCCCTGCCGGAGGGCGTAGAGGCCGTTGCGGACGCCGGGCTCGGTGTGGTCAACGTGAGGGAGGACTCCAGAGGATCGGCCCCGGCGTCGGCCGAGGCTGCACAGTGA